ACCGTCCACCGGCTCCTGGAGCTCAAGCCGGGCGGGGACGCGGCCTACGACCGGGACCGGCCGCTCGACGCCGACCTGGTCGTCGTCGACGAGGCCTCCATGCTCGACCTGCTCCTGGCGAACAAGCTGGTCAAGGCGGTGGCACCGGGCGCCCACCTCCTTCTCGTCGGGGACGTGGACCAGCTCCCCTCGGTCGGCGCGGGCGAGGTCCTCGGCGACCTGCTGGCCCCCGGCAGCCCCGTACCCGCCGTGCGGCTGACGCGCATCTTCCGGCAGGCCCAGCAGTCCGGGGTCGTCACCAACGCGCACCGGATCAACGCCGGCACCCCGCCCCTCACCCAGGGCCTGCCGGACTTCTTCCTCTTCGTCGAGGAGGAGACCGAGGACGCCGCGCGGGTCGCCGTGGAGGTCGCGGCCCGGCGCATTCCGGCCAAGTTCGGCCTCGACCCGCGGGACGTACAGGTCCTGGCCCCCATGCACCGGGGCCCGGCGGGCGCGGGCGCGCTCAACGGACTGCTCCAGCAGGCGATCACCCCGGCCCGCCCCGACCTGCCGGAGAAGCGGTTCGGCGGCCGGGTCTTCCGGGTGGGCGACAAGGTCACCCAGATCAGGAACAACTATGACAAGGGCGCCAACGGCGTCTTCAATGGAACGGTCGGCGTCGTCACCGCCCTCGACACCGTCGAACAGCGGCTGACGGTGCGGACGGACGAGGACGAGGAGGTGCCGTACGACTTCGACGAGCTGGACGAACTGGCCCACGCGTACGCGGTCACCATCCACCGTTCGCAGGGCAGCGAGTATCCGGCGGTGGTCATCCCGGTCACGATGAGTGCCTGGATGATGCTCCAGCGCAACCTGCTCTACACGGCGGTGACGAGGGCCAAGAAGCTGGTCGTCCTCGTCGGCTCCCGCCGGGCGATCGCCCAGGCGGTCCGCACGGTCTCGGCGGGCAGACGCTTTACCTCACTGTCCCATCGGCTCACAGGTGGCTCCCTCGTGTGAAAGATCACGGAGGGCTACCGGAACCAGGGCGAAGGGGGCAGGATGTGAAGGTTGGCGGCACTGAGTGCCGCCGATTGGCCCAATGGTCGACCCCGAGTGCACTCTCCTGAGCCAAATGGGGGATGGTAGAGACAGTCAGGGCACCTCGAAGAAGAGGCACTACGTCGGTGAGGGATGACGTGAGCGACAACTCTGTAGTACTGCGGTACGCGGACGGTGAATACACCTACCCGGTGGTCGAGAGCACCGTTGGCGACAAGGGCTTCGACATCGGGAAACTCCGAGCCCAGACCGGTCTGGTCACCCTGGACAGCGGATACGGCAACACCGCCGCCTATAAATCCGCGATCACCTACCTCGATGGTGAGCAGGGGATCCTGCGGTACCGCGGCTACCCCATCGAGCAGCTGGCCGAGCGCTCCACCTTCCTTGAGGTGGCGTACCTGCTGATCAACGGTGAGCTGCCCAAGGTCGACGAGCTGGCGACCTTCAAGAACGAGATCACGCAGCACACGCTGGTCCACGAGGACGTCAAGAACTTCTTCCGTGGCTTCCCGCGGGACGCCCACCCGATGGCGATGCTGTCGTCGGTGGTCTCCGCGCTGTCCACCTTCTACCAGGACAGCCACAACCCGTTCGACGAGAAGCAGCGCCACCTCTCCACGATCCGGCTGCTCGCCAAGCTTCCGACGATCGCGGCGTACGCGTACAAGAAGTCGATCGGCCACCCCTTCGTCTACCCGCGCAACGACCTCGGGTACGTCGAGAACTTCCTGCGCATGACCTTCTCGGTCCCGGCGCAGGAGTACGACCTGGACCCGGTCGTCGTCGCGGCGCTCGACAAGCTGCTGATCCTGCACGCGGACCACGAGCAGAACTGTTCGACCTCCACCGTGCGTCTGGTCGGCTCGTCGCAGGCGAACATGTTCGCCTCGATCTCCGCCGGCATCTCGGCCCTGTGGGGCCCGCTGCACGGTGGCGCCAACCAGTCGGTCCTGGAGATGCTGGAAGGCATCCAGGCCAACGGCGGCGATGTCGACTCCTTCATCCGCAAGGTGAAGAACAAGGAGGACGGCGTCCGCCTGATGGGCTTCGGCCACCGGGTGTACAAGTCCTTCGACCCGCGCGCCAAGATCATCAAGGCGGCTGCGCACGACGTCCTCTCCGCGCTCGGCAAGGACGACGCGCTGCTGGACATCGCGCTCAAGCTGGAGGAGCACGCGCTCTCGGACGAGTACTTCGTCTCGCGCAACCTCTACCCGAACGTGGACTTCTACACGGGCCTGATCTACCGCGCCATGGGCTTCCCGACCGAGATGTTCACCGTGCTCTTCGCGCTCGGCCGCCTTCCCGGCTGGATCGCCCAGTGGCACGAGATGATCAAGGAGCCGGGCTCCCGCATCGGCCGCCCGCGCCAGATCTACACGGGCGAGGTCCTCCGCGACTTCGTCCCGGTCGAGGCCCGCTAGGACCTCAGGGACCCGGTTGCGCCCCGGAGGCGAACCGAGCCCTAAAAAAGGCAGCAAGAAGCGCCCCGCCGCCGATCCCCCCACGGGTCGACGGTCGGGGCGCTTCCCATATCCCCCGGTGCGGATTCCCCCCACGGGATCCGGGCCGGGCGTCTGCCGGCGTCAGCAGTAGCTGCGCGGGTTCGGGCGTGACGCGGTCTGCCGGGGTACGTACGGGAGGGCCGCTCAAAGCTCCCCGGTGCACGTGCCCCGGCCAACGCTTGCCTAGGGACGTCCCCCAAGACATCCCATGAACGTCCCCCAAGACGTTCTCGGCATCGCCCACTTAGACTCGCGAACAGCCCAGATGGTTACCCCCCAATATCTGTGATCTAGATCTCTTTGTGAAGGTCCTGTGCGTCACGTGTAGGTGAATTCACGTGAAGCGCCGCAGCCGCAGGCTGTTGGATACGACGAAGACGGACGAAAAGGCCATCGCGAGGCCCGCGATCATCGGATTGAGCAGGCCGGCCGCCGCCAGGGGCAGCGCGGCCACGTTGTAGCCGAAGGCCCAGGCGAGGTTGCCCTTGATCGTCGCCAGGGTGCGGCGGGAGAGCCGGATGGCGTCCGCCGCGACGCGGAGGTCGCCGCGGACCAGGGTCAGGTCGCTCGCCTCGATGGCCGCGTCCGTGCCCGTTCCCATCGCCAGGCCGAGGTCCGCCGTGGCGAGGGCGGCGGCGTCGTTGACCCCGTCGCCGACCATCGCGACGGTCCTGCCCTCCTCCTGGAGCCGCCGGATCACCCCGGCCTTCTCCTCGGGCAGCACTCCGGCGATCACCTCGTCGATGCCGACCTCCGCCGCGACGGCCTCCGCGACCGCCCGGTGGTCCCCGGTGAGCAGGACGGGCCTCAGCCCGAGGCCGCGCAGCCGGGTGACGGCCTCGGCACTGGTGTCCTTGACGGTGTCGGCGACGGTCAGGGTGCCGCGGGCGACGCCGTCCCAGGCGACGTGGACGGCGCCGGGCTCGGCGGTGCCGGGCACCTCGACGCCCTCGGTCGTGAGGAGGGCGGCGCGGCCGACGAGGACGAGCCGGCCGTCGACGGAGCCGCGGACGCCGAGCCCGGGGACGTTCTCGAAGGTCTTCGGTACGGGGAGCTCGCCGCACCGTTCGGCGGCGCCGGCCGCGACCGCGCGGGCGACGGGGTGCTCGGAGGAGTGCTCCAGGGCGCCCGCGAGCCGCAGCAGCTCGGTCTCGTCGGTGCCCGAGGTGCCGTAACCGCCCCCGTACACGCGGACGCCGACGAGCCGCATGCGGCCCGTGGTGACCGTCCCCGTCTTGTCGAGGACGACGGTGTCGACGCGGCGGGTGGACTCCAGGACTTCGGGGCCCTTGATGAGGATGCCGAGCTGGGCGCCGCGGCCGGTGCCGACCAGCAGCGCGGTCGGGGTCGCGAGCCCCAGGGCGCAGGGGCAGGCGATGATCAGGACGGCGACGGCAGCGGTGAAGGAGGCCGTCGGGTCGTCGGTCGTCAGCAGCCAGGTGACGAGCGTGCCGAGCGCGATGAGGAGCACCACCGGGACGAAGACGGCGGAGATCCGGTCGGCGAGCCGCTGTACCTCGGCCTTGCCGTTCTGGGCGTCCTCGACGAGTTTCGCCATCCGGGCGAGCCGGGTGTCGGCGCCGACGGCGGCGGCCCGGACGACGAGCCGGCCCGAGACGTTGACGCAGCCGCCGGTCACCTCGGAGCCCTCGGTGACGTCCAGGGGCATCGATTCGCCGGTGAGCAGGGAGGCGTCGACGGCCGACGTGCCGGTGGTGACGGTGCCGTCGGTGGCGATCTTCTCCCCGGGGCGTACGACGAAGAGGTCGCCGGCCCGCAGCTCGGCGACCGGGATCCGTACCTCCGTGGTCCCGCGCAGGACGGCCACGTCCTTGGCGCCGAGCTCCATGAGGGCGCGCAGGGCGGCGCCCGCCTTCCGCTTGGCGCGGGCCTCCAGGTAGCGGCCGAGCAGGATGAAGGTGATGACCCCGGCGGCGACCTCCAGGTAGATGGTGGAGGTGCCGTGGGCGCGGTCCACGGTGAGGTCGAAGCCGTGGCGCATGCCGGGCATGCCGGCGTCGCCGAGGAAGAGGGCCCAGAGCGACCAGCCGTAGGCGGCGAGGGTGCCGACGGAGACCAGGGTGTCCATGGTGGCGGCGCCGTGCTTGGCGTTGGTCCAGGCGGCCCGGTGGAAGGGCAGTCCGCCCCAGACGACGACGGGGGAGGCGAGGGTGAGCGAGAGCCACTGCCAGTTGTCGAACTGGAGCGCCGGGACCATGGCGAGCAGGATCACGGGCGCGGCGAGGACGGCGGAGACGGTCAGCCGCTGCCGGAGCGCGGCGAGCTCGGGGTCCTCCTCGCGGGCTTCGGCCTCGTCGGGCTCGGGCTCCGGCGGCAGGGGTTCCTCGGCGGTGTAGCCGGTCTTGACGACGGTGGCGATCAGGTCCCCGGCCGTGAGCTCCGGGGGATGTTCGACCCGTGCCTTCTCGGTGGCGTAGTTGACCGTCGCGGTCACCCCGTCCATCCGGTTGAGCTTCTTCTCGACGCGGGCCGCGCAGGAGGCACAGGTCATGCCACCGATCGTCAGCTCGGTGATCGTGGACGTCATGAGCGCTTCCCAACGAGAGCAGGGCCGTACCCGGTAACGGTACGGCCCTGCGGGGTGTCGACCACGGGGGGTCGGTCAGACCAGTTCGTAGCCGGCCTCGTCGACGGCGGCGCGCACGGCGTCCTCGTCGAGCGGGGCGGCGGAGACGACGGTGACCTGGCCGGTCGAGGCGACGGCCGTGACCGAGACGACGCCGGCGAGCTCGGAGATCTCGCCGGAGACCGCGCCCTCGCAGTGGCCGCAGGTCATGCCCTTGACCTGGTAGACGGTGGTGAGTTCGGTCTTCGTCTCAGCGGTCATGGCGTTCTCCTTCGGGGGTTCAGAGCCGTACAAAACCGAGATTATACCCCTAGGGGGTATGAATTCCAGTCCCGGTCGGCCCGCGTCGCGCAAGTGCTCTCAGCCAGCCGAGTCCCACCAGTGTCACCAGGACGAGCCCGCCCACCGAGAAGAGGGTGAAGAGGTGCTCCTGCTGTGAGGTGGGCTGCGGGATGTACCCCTGGGCGAAGAGCGAGCGGTCGAGGTCGGTGGTGGTCATCCGCAGCACCAGCCAGAGCGCGATGCCGTGCATCGAGTCCCACAGCGCGTGCAGGACCGCGACCCCGAGGTACGTGCCGATGACGGGCGCGGCGAAGCGGAACCGGCCGTCGGGGCGGCGGAAGGCGAGCAGGACCCCGCCGGCGATCGCCGTCCACAGACCGTGCCCGAAGGGGGCGAGCACCCCGCGCAGGATCTCGGTCTCCAGGAGCGAGCGCAGGTCGATGCCGTCCATCGTGACGGCGGCGTTGAATGCGTATCCGGCGCTCTCGAAGGCGGCGAAGCCGAAGCCGACCGAGCCGCCGAGGACGAGTCCGGCGCGGATGCCGCGCAGCCGCGGGTAGCGGCGTACGACGAACATCAGGGCCGCCAGCTTCACGGCCTCCTCGATCAGCCCGACCCCCAGGAACATCCAGAGGGAGGGGTGGAGGAGGTAGTACTCCATGACCGAGGCGCCGAGCACGCCGAGGACTCCGCCGGTGAGGAAGCAGCCGAGGATCACCGGCACGCCGAAGTCCTGGCCGTGCCGCTCGTAGGCCCAGAGCACGAACACCGCGGGAACGAGGAAGCTGCCGAGCAGGATGAGGGTGGGGAGCAGGGTGGTGTTCTCGGTGGCGTACGTGACGACCGCCGTCAGGATCCAGAGCGTCAGCCCGCCCCACAGGCAGCGCTTCCACAGTCCGGGGCGCGGCTGCGGGACGGGCGGCGGGGTCGTGGGCGGCGGGGGTGTCTGCGTGGTGGGCGGGTACTCGTGCACGGGGGAAGACCTCCAAGTCCCTCCGCCGACAGGTCATCTGACCGGAGCTTATGGTAAATACCCGTTATGTCGCATTCGGGGACCACGCTCATCCTGATCATGGCGATCGCCGTCCTGGCGCCGCTGCTCGCCTACGGGGTGGGACGCAAGCTCCCCGTACCCCTCGTCATCTTCGAGATCCTCCTCGGCATCCTCATCGGCCCCGACGTCCTGGGCTGGGCCCACTCCGACGAGCTGATCGACGGCCTCTCCGAGCTCGGCCTCACCATGCTGATCTTCCTCGCGGGGTACGAGATCGAGTTCGGCAAGGTCCGCGGCGACACCCTCAAGCGCGCGGTCTGGGCCTGGGTCGCCGCCCTCGCCCTCGGGCTCGGCACCGGGATCCTGCTGGGCGGCGGCTACGCCAAGGGCGTCTTCATCGGGGTGGCGCTCACCAGCACCGCGCTCGGCACCGTCCTGCCCGTGCTGCGCGACGCGGGCGAGCTCCACGGCCGGTTCGGCTCGGTCGTCATGGCCTTCGGCGCGGTGGGCGAGTTCGGGCCGATCATCGCGATGGCGCTGCTGCTCAGCGGGCGCGCCGCGGCCGAGTCGACCGTGCTCCTCGCCGTCTTCGCCGCGCTCACGGCCGCCGCCGTCTTCTGGGCGCTGCGCCCGCGCCCGCCGTGGTTCTCCCGGGTCATCGCCAAGACCCTGCACAGCAGCGGTCAGTTCGCCGTCCGGTTCGTGTTCCTGCTGCTCGCCCTGATGCTGGGGGCCTCGACGGCGCTCGGGCTCGACGTCCTGCTCGGCGCCTTCGCGGCCGGGCTCATCACCCGGCTCTTGCTGACGGGGGCGGCGCCCGAGGCCGGCCCGGAGATCCTGGAGAAGATCGAGGCCGTCGGCTTCGGCTTCCTCGTCCCGGTCTTCTTCGTCGTCACCGGGATCGAGTTCGACCTGGACTCGCTCCTCTCCGGCGGCCGGACGCTGCTCCTGCTGCCGGTCTTCCTGCTGCTCTTCCTGGTCGTGCGCGGCGGGCCGATCTGGTTCCTCGCCCCGCGTGACCTCGACCGCAAGGACCGGGGCGGGCTCGTCCTCTACGGCTCCACGGCGCTGCCGCTCGTCGTCGCGATCACGACCATCGGCGTGGAGGACCACGAGCTGACGGCGGGTGAGGCGGCGGCGCTCGTCGGCGCCGGCATGGTCTCCGTCCTCGTCTTCCCGCTGCTCGCGCTGAAGCTGCGGGCGCGGGCCGGGGAGAAGGCGCTGCCGTCCGAGGCGGTCAGGGGTTCCGAGGCGTGGTGAGCACGGCGCCGTCGGCGTGGGTGCCGCCGATGACCGGGTCGAGGTAGCGCAGGAGGACCCTCTTCAGCTCGGCGACCGTGGCGTCCCGCTCGGGCCCCTCGGGGGCGGCGAGGACCAGGTGGAGGCCGCCCTTGAAGACCGCGAAGGCCATGTCCGCGACCCGGACGCACTCCTCGGGCGGGCTGTCCGGGAGGTAGTGGGCGATCAGGAGGCGGACCCGCTCGATCAGCGAGGCGTGCAGGGCGTCGTGCTCCTCCGCGATGCGTCCGGGGATCTCGGAGCCGTGCATCAGGGCGAGGAAGACGGGGTTGGCGCAGTTGAACTCGATCAGCGGGTCGACGACCGCGTCGAGCAGCTCGGGCAGCGGCAGGGCCAGGTTCTCCGCGGTGAAGGCCTGGCCGTGGGCCGCGCGCATCTCGTGCATGAGGCGGCCGCCGAGCTCGACGGCGATGGCTTCCTTGTTCGGGAAGTACTGGTAGAGCGTGCCGGGCGAGACGTGTGCCTCGCGGGCGATCGCGTTGGTGCTGGCCGCCGTGTACCCGTTCGCGCAGAAGACGTTCGCGGCGGCCTGGAGCAGCTGCGTGATGCGGCGCTCGCCGCGCGCCTGACGGCGGCGCGGCTTCGGTTCCTCGGACATCTCGGGCTTCTCGGACATGGCTGTCCCCAGTTCTCCTCAATACGGGCTCGACGCGTTTGACAAATGCGAGAGGTCGCTCGCATTCTAAGGAAACGCGAGTGATCACTCGTGTTTGTCATTCTATGGCAATGGGCGACCTATGTGACCTGCCGGGAAGCGCGCACATGGGTCAGGTGAAGGGGACACCGCGTCATGGCCGAAGTCAAGAAATCAGCTCCCGGCGGGGGCGCGGGCGGCGGGTGGACGCGGTTCGTCACCGCCCGGCCGCGCCTGACGCTCCTCGTGGCGCTCGTGCTCACCGCCCTCGCCGTCCTGGCGGGCGGCGGCGTCGCCGACCGGATGGGCAGCGGCGGCTGGGAGGACCCGGCCGCCGAGTCCACGTACGCGACGGAGGCGCTGGCCCGGGAGTTCCCCGGCTCGCAGCCCAACCTGCTCCTCCTCCTCCTCGACACGGGAGAGACCGGGAAGACCGAGAAGGCCGGGGCCGCCGGGGCCGTCGCGGTCGACGCCCCCGCCGTCGCCGCCGAGGCCCGGAAGCTCGCCGAGCGGCTCGACGCCGAGCCGGGCGTCGACGGCGTCGGCTCGTACTGGTCCACCGGCTCGCCCGCCCTCCGCTCCGAGGACGGCCGCCAGGCGGTCATCGCCGCCCGGATCGCCGGCGAGGAGAAGGACGCCGCCGCGCTCCTCGACCGGATCGCCCCCGAGTACCGGGGCACGCACGGCCCCGTCGAGGTCACCCTCGGCGGCGGCCTCGCCGTCCGCCACGAGATGCAGGTCATCATCCAGGAGGACCTG
The sequence above is a segment of the Streptomyces sp. NBC_01255 genome. Coding sequences within it:
- a CDS encoding citrate synthase; this translates as MSDNSVVLRYADGEYTYPVVESTVGDKGFDIGKLRAQTGLVTLDSGYGNTAAYKSAITYLDGEQGILRYRGYPIEQLAERSTFLEVAYLLINGELPKVDELATFKNEITQHTLVHEDVKNFFRGFPRDAHPMAMLSSVVSALSTFYQDSHNPFDEKQRHLSTIRLLAKLPTIAAYAYKKSIGHPFVYPRNDLGYVENFLRMTFSVPAQEYDLDPVVVAALDKLLILHADHEQNCSTSTVRLVGSSQANMFASISAGISALWGPLHGGANQSVLEMLEGIQANGGDVDSFIRKVKNKEDGVRLMGFGHRVYKSFDPRAKIIKAAAHDVLSALGKDDALLDIALKLEEHALSDEYFVSRNLYPNVDFYTGLIYRAMGFPTEMFTVLFALGRLPGWIAQWHEMIKEPGSRIGRPRQIYTGEVLRDFVPVEAR
- a CDS encoding heavy metal translocating P-type ATPase, with protein sequence MTSTITELTIGGMTCASCAARVEKKLNRMDGVTATVNYATEKARVEHPPELTAGDLIATVVKTGYTAEEPLPPEPEPDEAEAREEDPELAALRQRLTVSAVLAAPVILLAMVPALQFDNWQWLSLTLASPVVVWGGLPFHRAAWTNAKHGAATMDTLVSVGTLAAYGWSLWALFLGDAGMPGMRHGFDLTVDRAHGTSTIYLEVAAGVITFILLGRYLEARAKRKAGAALRALMELGAKDVAVLRGTTEVRIPVAELRAGDLFVVRPGEKIATDGTVTTGTSAVDASLLTGESMPLDVTEGSEVTGGCVNVSGRLVVRAAAVGADTRLARMAKLVEDAQNGKAEVQRLADRISAVFVPVVLLIALGTLVTWLLTTDDPTASFTAAVAVLIIACPCALGLATPTALLVGTGRGAQLGILIKGPEVLESTRRVDTVVLDKTGTVTTGRMRLVGVRVYGGGYGTSGTDETELLRLAGALEHSSEHPVARAVAAGAAERCGELPVPKTFENVPGLGVRGSVDGRLVLVGRAALLTTEGVEVPGTAEPGAVHVAWDGVARGTLTVADTVKDTSAEAVTRLRGLGLRPVLLTGDHRAVAEAVAAEVGIDEVIAGVLPEEKAGVIRRLQEEGRTVAMVGDGVNDAAALATADLGLAMGTGTDAAIEASDLTLVRGDLRVAADAIRLSRRTLATIKGNLAWAFGYNVAALPLAAAGLLNPMIAGLAMAFSSVFVVSNSLRLRRFT
- a CDS encoding heavy-metal-associated domain-containing protein — its product is MTAETKTELTTVYQVKGMTCGHCEGAVSGEISELAGVVSVTAVASTGQVTVVSAAPLDEDAVRAAVDEAGYELV
- a CDS encoding PrsW family intramembrane metalloprotease, with product MHEYPPTTQTPPPPTTPPPVPQPRPGLWKRCLWGGLTLWILTAVVTYATENTTLLPTLILLGSFLVPAVFVLWAYERHGQDFGVPVILGCFLTGGVLGVLGASVMEYYLLHPSLWMFLGVGLIEEAVKLAALMFVVRRYPRLRGIRAGLVLGGSVGFGFAAFESAGYAFNAAVTMDGIDLRSLLETEILRGVLAPFGHGLWTAIAGGVLLAFRRPDGRFRFAAPVIGTYLGVAVLHALWDSMHGIALWLVLRMTTTDLDRSLFAQGYIPQPTSQQEHLFTLFSVGGLVLVTLVGLGWLRALARRGPTGTGIHTP
- a CDS encoding cation:proton antiporter, with protein sequence MSHSGTTLILIMAIAVLAPLLAYGVGRKLPVPLVIFEILLGILIGPDVLGWAHSDELIDGLSELGLTMLIFLAGYEIEFGKVRGDTLKRAVWAWVAALALGLGTGILLGGGYAKGVFIGVALTSTALGTVLPVLRDAGELHGRFGSVVMAFGAVGEFGPIIAMALLLSGRAAAESTVLLAVFAALTAAAVFWALRPRPPWFSRVIAKTLHSSGQFAVRFVFLLLALMLGASTALGLDVLLGAFAAGLITRLLLTGAAPEAGPEILEKIEAVGFGFLVPVFFVVTGIEFDLDSLLSGGRTLLLLPVFLLLFLVVRGGPIWFLAPRDLDRKDRGGLVLYGSTALPLVVAITTIGVEDHELTAGEAAALVGAGMVSVLVFPLLALKLRARAGEKALPSEAVRGSEAW
- a CDS encoding TetR/AcrR family transcriptional regulator: MSEKPEMSEEPKPRRRQARGERRITQLLQAAANVFCANGYTAASTNAIAREAHVSPGTLYQYFPNKEAIAVELGGRLMHEMRAAHGQAFTAENLALPLPELLDAVVDPLIEFNCANPVFLALMHGSEIPGRIAEEHDALHASLIERVRLLIAHYLPDSPPEECVRVADMAFAVFKGGLHLVLAAPEGPERDATVAELKRVLLRYLDPVIGGTHADGAVLTTPRNP